In Fragaria vesca subsp. vesca linkage group LG5, FraVesHawaii_1.0, whole genome shotgun sequence, the genomic stretch TTTTTTTATTTTGGCCCCATTTGTTGGCAGAAAACCATAGTATGAAAAATGAATTAATTTGGTTTTCCATTCTAAATGGTTGATTTGTTGTACATAGAGACAAAACAAATAATCTGACTGGAAATTAACTCCCTTATAAATCCTGAATTCAATTACTTTGTCAAGGGCTGGTATTCCAATTTCATTCTCACTGTCAAAGTCACAATTACAGAAATTATCTTTTAATAAATTTTAATGTTGTACGTATTTAGAAATTATAAAAAGGCATTATTAAAAAATACAATTTTGTATTTCATTATAATGACTTACCAAACATTACAGTATGAATTAATATACTTGATTCTATCATTTAATTTTTAGAAAATGACATCCCACTACCATAGATAATTGCAAAACACAAAAAACCATCTTTCAACAGATTTAAACAAATAAGAACATAAGCTCAGGCCTACAGTGCATAGTACCATACCCTGTTAGCAATTTTTACGCAAAATACCTAAAAACCATTTTTTTCTAAAATATCTACAAAACTGCCACTACCTCAAAATACCACTTCTCCACCATTTTCTAGATTTGAGAAACACACCGATTCTTTTCTTCTCTCTCTCTCTCTCTCTCCACCATATTCAAACTACTTAACAGTCCACAATCTCAAAGGACTATTAGCTTTCTTTCCCCAGAAACCCAAAACATGGAGCTCTCAATCTCTCTCCTTCTCGTCTTCTATGTCCTTCTCTCTCCTCTGACAGCCCTCGCCGGCGTCACCGACCCCCGCGCTCTCGGCCTCGCTAGGTCCAGCTTCCCCTCCGTGCACGCCCAGCAGTTGATCCAAGCCCTCAATCTCTTCCCCGAGTCCCATGCCAACATTATCACCGACGCCGGAGATTCGTCTCCAGTCTCCGCCAGGAAGAGGATCGTCGAGAAGCGGTTCACGCTTCACAACATTGTCAACGAGTTCGGTGTTTCCGTCGAGGACCTCGGCCACCACGCGGCCAGGTTTGGTATTGAACATTAATGAGATGAATCTGAAGTAGTTTATTAGTTTGGAGATATGTTAATGGTTAATGAATCAAGATGAAGTTGTTCTGGTTATTGGAGCAATAGGTTCTATACTGAAGCATCTAATTTTGAATTTGCAAAAAAGTTGTTGACGAGTTATCCTTGGGATTGGTGGGTGACATTGAAAAAGTGGAGTTGAAATGTGATTTCTTAAAAGACTCATTCTTGAATGATGTGGGTTTCATTACCATAATGTGGGTTCTATTAAAAGACTCATTCTTGAATCCGGGGTCATGTCTTGTGATTATTCTTCGATCTCTACAACTTGGTTTACTCAAAGAGTCTTTGGAAGTAAAACTCATATCTTTTGAATTTGACAGCAAAAAGTGACCCTTTGTAGCTAATATGTTCTCATGTTTTGTGCTGCTACTGCATTCTGCTACGTGTTGTTGTGTGATGCTACTACGTGCTGTTGTGTGCTGTTGTGTGCTGTTGTGTGCTGCTATTGCGTGTGATGTTGGTGTGTGTTGTTATGTGCTTCTACTGCGTGTTATTGTGTGCTGCTACTGCGTGCTGTTGTGTGCTACTACTGTGTGTGTTGTTGCTGTGTGCTGCTACTGCGTGTTGCTCTGTGTTGCTACTGTGTGTGTTGTTGTTGTGTACTGCCACTACATGTTGTTGTTACTGTGTTTGTTGTTGATGTGTGCTGCTACTGCATGTCCTGTTACTGCAAGCTGTTGATTCATGTTGCTGCTACTGCGTGTGTTGTTGTTGTGTGCTACTAATGCATGTTGTTGATTCATGTTATTGTTGATGTGTGTTGCTCTTGTGTGTGTTGTTGTTATGTGCTACTACTGCTTGTGATGTTGTTGTATGCTGCTATTGCGTGTAATGTTGTTGTATGCTGTTACTGTGTGTGATGTTGTTGTGTGCTGCCACTGCACTGCAAGTTGTTGATTCATGTTGCTGTTGTTGTGTGATGTTACTGCCTGTTGTTGAACTTCTGTATCAACAACAATAACAGAAAGTAGCAGTAGCAAAGCTTTCGTCCCCTCCTATGACTCGTTCATTGTCTTAGTCTTCAAGCAGTAGCAGAACTAGAGGATTGCCCAAACATACTTGTGCTGTTTCTGAGATGTTAACCCATGCTACTAATTCTACTGGAATTAACTGCTACTATATTAAGTTATTAAAAACCTACTATTGTATTCCATTTACTGGAATGTTAACCCGTGCTACTACACTAAGTTATTAAAAACCTGCTACTGTATTCCATTTACTGAAATGTTAACCGATGTTATTACTTCTACTGCAATTAACTGCTACTACACTAAGTAAATGAAAACCTGCCACTATATTTCATTTACTGAAAAATCTCAAAAGGAGAGATTTTTCTTTTCTAAAAATATATTTAATTAGTGTAGGATTAGTTTGGTAAATTAAACTATGACATATGACATGTAGATAAAATATTGTCATTAATTGTTAAAAACTGTCATTATTTGTTTAACAACAACACAAATAGATTTATTTGTGTTTCAAATCCTTTTAGAGGATGTATATGTGATTTACTATTTAATTTTCAATATGTACCAAACACCTACATGGAAATACCTAAACATATTCTATTCCATATCTGTTTGGAAAGAAAAATAAATTCATTTCCTACTTTTACTTTCCTGCTGACCAAACGGGTTTGGATTATTTCTCCGACTCAATTATGTGTTGTTTTAAGAAGATGTTTTCTTGTTATCTATATGAAGACATCTTGACTAGGAGGTATAATATAATATACGCAATCATGTTTTTAGTGTACTCCAATATCTCATCTCTAGTGTTTGTATGATAGGGATGTTGAAGATTTTAGATTAGGCTATGAATTTTCTGCTCATTTTCTCCTTTTAATTATTCTTCCATGAGATCGATAATCATGGAAAAATTTTAACACACTGCATATGCTTTGTTGTATGATTTGGAGTATGAATGATATTTTCATGAGATTAATCTTTTCATGAATTCCACGACTCATGCATATTACACGATGTACAAAAGCATCCATGATGAGCTCCAGGTACTTCCTCCTTATTACACCATTTCGGATACCATAATCAAGTTCTTCACCGTGGGTTGCTCACACCTATTCACTTGTTGAAGGCCACGACCAGACTGAAAAAAATGTTGCTAGTTGGGTGCACTTCGGTCTGCAACCAAGGTTTTTATGCAAAACGTCTGACCACTTGAACAGTTATATTAAACTATTAGTACCATTTTGAAAGTGGCACATACCTCTTCGGCTCTTCGGCTTTCAGCAAGTATATTTCATACAAAAAAACCATAGCTAGTTAGCTGACAACATAATTTCGCCTTCTAGTCTAAGTTTGGGCAAATATCAAGATGGGAAGCTCATCATCAAATTTCCAAATAAGCAAAATATTGGCTTATGATAACCAATCAAATTAATATTGGCACTCTATCAAATTTCTTGTTCAACAAATTAATATTTAATATGGTGGCAGTAAAGAAGCGCGCATAAAGATTTACCCGCCAAGACAAAATTGACTGTGAGTGGCCCATAATAAGCAAAGCGTGAATAAAAGACGGAAAGAGTCAAAAAGACTCGCATCCCAAAGGCCTTGTCTGCACTTGTCCCCAGTCTCCACTATCTCTGCCACACCTTCTTGTCCCAACATTTACCATACCATTTACCCCCCAAGTAAATAAATATCAATCACATCCTCTTCGTCTCACCACTCTATACTCTATAGGCATAAAGTTACTGACACCGTAACTTTATTTTTACACTACACTATACAGACAAAAAAAATACTACTCAGCACATTTGTATTGGATCCTTTACTTGATGATTGGGGACCCAAAACCCAACTCTCAGTTCCAAATCCCCCAAATCATTGGCTCTTTCAATTCTTTATTAATCCAAATGTAATATGTAGGACTAGCTAAATTAAGAAGAAGAATGTAGGATCATAACTTTACTTCCTCTCTAATTAATCTCCCAGCATATTCAACAAACCCAACAAAAGTAGAACAAAGCAAAGTCCTTAGCTTTATGAATCATGGCAAAAAAAAACCCAGCTCAGAACACATAATCACAATTTAACAGTCAAGAATTACTTCCATTTTTTACATTTTACATTCATGGGTGGTTAAACAAATCCAAGAACACTACTACAAATTAAGAGGCTACAATATTTGATCACAAAAATCAAAATCAGCAATGAAAACCCAGCACAGATCCGTCACTCACAGCAATGTCGACTCTACACCCGGAATTCGCCTCCGCGTGGTGGGTAAAAAAATGCATGACCCGAACCCGACCCGCCATCTGAAGCCTCGACTCAATCTCCAACGTGGGTCCCCCGCCGCCTCCGACTCCTCCGCCGCGAAACCCGCTAAGCCCGTCCCCGAACACGGGGGAGCCAATCGGGCCCTGGACCGCCCCGGAGAGGTTCGGATCCGAAACCGGGAAGGAGTTCACGGCGAAAGTAGCGGCCATGAACTGGGTCTGGCCTGGCTGGATTACGCCGGCGGGGATGAACATGAAGCCGACTTGGTTGCCGGAGTAGAGGAGCTGGAGGGTGGAGTCGTAGTGGCGGAAGGCGGCGCGGTTGGGGTTGCGGACGGCGACGTATTGGGAGAAGGTGAAGTTGACGGTGGAGTTGAGGATGGAGAAGGAGGGGAGCTGGACGGAGCTGACGGAGATTTTGACGTCTTTGGGTTTGAAGACGGTGAAGTAGACGATGAGGGAGACGATGACGATGAAGATGAGGAAGATGGTGGCGACTATGCAGGAGGCGAGGTTGGTGCGACCCGACGGAGGCGGTTTGGGTCTCTGAGTCTGAGGCTTGCTCATCGCTGCTCACAGTGCTCAGCTCAAATTTGAAGAAGAAGAAGAAGAAATGGAGTGGATCTGTGAGAGTGAAAAGTGGAGAGAATTGGGGGATTGGGATTTTTATAGTGACTGTGTGTGAAAAATGGAGAGAGCAAATTGAGACAAAAGTGTGAAACTGTGACTTTGAGAGTGAGATTTATGTTTTTGTTCTTTCATATTTGTATTATTTTTTGTTCAAATGCAGGACAAGGTGGAAGGTTTTGGGGATTAAAGGGATGATGGGGCCCAAGAAGGAAAGGAAATTAGGAAAGTGTTTTTGATAAGTGACACTGATATTGGAAAAGTTCTATAATGTTTCGGAGTAATTGAAGCTGCTAAGTAACCTAAGATGCAGATGATTCGTGATACATGAGAGATTTTGTACTCAAAAGCGACGTAGAGTATCTGGTTAAGTTGCGGTGTTTTATCTTTATATTTCGGTTTTGAGTTTAGTTCAACGTGTATGTATCTAGGTAGAAATAAGTTTGAAGGGCATTGTCTTGATTGAGTTTAATGACCATGTACATGGTACTTCAAGATATTTGATGCCTTATTTGTCAAATGGAATTGAATGAAAATTAAACATGTCTCTACTCTGGTGAAGATAGCTTTCTTGTTGATGTGGTACCAACAATGGAATTGATGACTGTATCATTTGGATGACTAGTTTACCATCTATTTCTGTAGCAGTAACATTTCCTTAAAATGTGATGAAGAAACAAGCTGTAATAAAAATGGACCATGTAGATCAACAGTTTCCCACCTTTCCTTGTGCAGACAGGGCCAACAGAGCTGAATTCAATTTTCAAAATTGAAGAAAACTCACATGGCCTTGGCAGGGAACCAGTACCTATCACTCTTCAGTTAAATCATTGAGGTCAGAAGGTTTCCAAAACCAGCAACACTGAGTTCTGAGTAGAGAAGTAATCATTTATAGCCAAGAAGAGTACAACAAGCTAGTGCTTCTGCTAATAAGTGGAGCCAATCTCATATTTCTCAATGTACATTCTATTTATGAACACACAGTTTCAGCATTTGAACACAAGCATGGGTCATGATGCCCAACCTTTAAAACTTAGATCACTATAGATGATAATGCAAAGCACAAAACATGTATGTACACCTCCACATTCTAAGATCCTATCAAGTAGCTAATATGGCTTATATTCTATTACAACACTCCTGCAATTCATATATATTAGGATAGGAATTACATATTATTCATGATTTACTTTAGATAACAGCACACAGAAATCATGGTATATATCAATATCCTGTCAGTTGACAGAAATGAAAGGGAAACTTGAGGCTTAACTGAAACTAGATAGATAAGCCATCCACATTTCATACAATCTTCGGTCCATCTAAAAATGGACTAGTAATTTGTTCCATTACGTACAAATATATACCTATAAGATAGAGGAAATTACTTTGCAAGTTTGTCAAGCCGGGAATCCATGATCTCGGAAATGGCTTCGAGAAACGTGGCTTCACTCATGCCGGGGAGCAAAGAATCCTCAGCTTCAGTCACAATCTCCTCAATCACTGATTTCTTGTTAATATTTTCCCTACACATGAGGCTACCGATGACAAAGGGTGTGAGACCTCTCTCCACCCCTTTCTTCAGAAGCATGGTTGAGATACGAAGAGTGCGGGCACACTTAAGAGGAATGTCCCACCCATAGAACTTCAGAAGAGCAATATCTTGCTCAGCGTCCAAAGATTTTATGTACTCCACGGTGTCAGCTGCATAAGGCTGGCGAGCTTGTGGCCAATAAAGCCAATCGAAGGTGCAATCTTCAAACTGCAAATAGAGTAAACAAATAAGCTTCTAAGAAGAACAATACAAAAATCAAACACATGCTAAAGCCATCTAATGGTGAAGAAAACTAATCATAGGCCTTGGGAAAATGCTTCACGTAAACTGCGGCTAGAACATATCCAGTAAAATCAAAATGTCAAAAAGGTGTCTTGAGTTTCGATTCTTTTGTGTACAAGGATGAATGTGAGAAGCTTCTATGCATTTCGTTGTTAAACTGAATCCAGTGTTGTTAACCATCCTCTTAGCGGTTGTGTACGGTTGAGAGAACAGAAACTATATATCCTTGAGACTTAAGTAGAGAGGTTCATTAATCTATGTATATCAAACATTATTAAGAGAGCTCATGTACCATAAGGAAACATTTCCAATCAAAACGGTAGCTATGGTTCTGTTAAAAACTAACTTTAGACAACATGAACCCTAACTTTAAAAGCATCTAAATTGCACCTATATGGAAATTGAGTGAACTTTAGTAGTGCCCGGATGTTAAAATCTAATGTAAAAGCTTCACCATCCACAAACATTATGTAGAGGCATTAACATATGAAATAAACAACTGAAATATTACTAAGCAAAGCATGAAAGAAATAAACAAAAGATGCACTTACATTCTCAGGCAGGCAGTATCCATGATCAATTGGAATGAGCACAGTTTGACCATCTTCGCCTTTTCTAAACAAGATATTGCCAGCATGCCTATCTGCATTAGCCATTCTGATATCAAAAACACTAATCTTGTGCACCTCCTCCATGGGAAAACGACCAGGACCCATGTCCTCACAACTTCCATCATTCTTCATGAACATTTGCAACGATCCTATCTTAACATTCTTAGATAAGCTATCGAATCCATCGGGGTGATTAAATCCTTTGTGCAAGCACCTAACTAACATTGTAGGTGGCACCCCAGCAAAACCCATAGTCTCGCCAGATAATGTGGGAGGCCCACTTTTGGGATGATCCAACAAGAATGCAGCCACTTCCCTGATGGCTCCTTCTCCTACCCTTGTTCCTCTTTTCAACCCTTCACCATCTGGTGATACAGGTAAGCCATGGGGATTGTTGACTGCATTAGGCTCCTCATCGATAGGCTTGAAAACCGAAATGATCTCCTGAGAAGAGTCTTGCATGAAGTAAGTTCCTCCAGTCCCCTCAGATGACCTTATTGGCTGACTTCCCTTCACCATACCATCGAAGGTGGAGTTGATCATATCCCACAGGTAAGAGGGCAATTCAATCTTGGGATTGACAATGATTGGTTCCAACAACAAATCTGGATATCTACGGGGTGAATCCCACGCAATGGCAGGAACCCCATTGCTCCGATGGTTATCTTCTCCATCAATTTCTTCAGCCCTTTCATTTGAAAGAGATGCCACAACCGAAAGCTCCAAATCTTTCTCAAAATGCGTAGCTCTCACCTTTGCAGATTTCTGAACCACCAAGTGAACAACATCATCATTGTTCTTGCTAATGTCATCAATGAGCCTCTGGTCCTCAAGCCTTTCGCCGTTGCAGAAGAGCTCCTGATCCTCAGGATCATAACCTTTCCCCTTCTTGACGATCCGCTGCTTCAAATACCCCACATTTCGGTGCCTATCAACATGGAACTCAAATTCCTTGCCGCAAATGGTCCTAACAGTTATGTGCAGAAGATCGGAAAGTCTGAGGACCAAATGCAATACATTCTCACCAGTAATGCCATAGTCCTTAATGAGAGTATCGTTCCGGGCCAATTCCCTGCCTCCAAACACAAGCTTCTGCTTCTTCACCACAAACCCTTTGCAAGTTTGGATCCTCAGCTTCACCGAAGCAATCGAGTCAGACTCTAGAACACGCATGGGGATCACAGAGCCGGCGATCCTGAGATACAATATGATCGTTTCGCTGGAGCAGTGCCCGAGCTGGCTGGCGCAGAACCCGGCAGAATTCACCGACTCCTTGCGAACAGGGCTCAAAGCAATACCAGCAACAGACATTTTCAAAAGGACAACCAGGACGCTCTCTCTTAACTAGTGCCTAGATTTTGAAATGAACAAAAAGGCCTCTCTAACTCAAACCCAAAGGCCCCTTCAATCACATTGATTCAAAGACCCAGAAACTTCTAATCAATCAAAAACACAAACACCAAAAAGTAAAAAAAATCTGTAGTTTATGTACACGAAAAAGGGAAAAAATCGAAAATCCTCAGAAAGAAACGGAAACTCCCCCTCCCCTGGGATTCAAGAGCAGACCCAAGACGCCGCGAAAGTAATTTAAAGAACAAAAGGAATATAACAACCCGGAAACCTCAACCTTTTTTCTCCCAACCACCCTCTATCGATTTTGCAATGAGATGATCTGGGGGGAAAGAAAAAGAATTGGGCGGGGGTGTGTTGGAGAATTAGGACACACAGTGTGTAATAGCGGTAAACTCTCAGAAAGAATTGGGGCAGAGAATTGTTATTTTGAGGAGAGAGTGGATTCTTACCTAAGGGGAAGAATCAAGAGAAATGGGCAAAGGGATGAGAGCTTAAATTGCTGGACTTGCGGGGTTGCCGAGTTTTTGCCGAGGAAGTTAGCCGAGTTTTGTCCCAGAATGGAAGAGTGTGATCGGTCTTTCTTCCGTGATCTTCTCCCCGGGTTTTTCTGGCTCCGATAAATTGAAAGAGTGAGAGACCGGAATAATAGCCGTTGCCTTTATAGGAGGGGGTTTGACCCGAACGACTATAATCTCTCTTCCCCGTAAAGTGGTACACCCAAAACGACGACGTTAAGCGGGTTCGTTAACGCCCGTGAGATCGATATTTAGCAACTCATGGGAAATAGTAATTAGTAAATTTGAAGAGTTTACTATTGTTGTGAAGGGGGGATAGAGTCCTCATCCATTTTTTAGTACAAATGCATTACCTCATTGTGCTAAAATGTAGGTGCGATCTTGTTAACTCATCTAAAATAGTTAATGAAGTTTATAGTAAGCTCAACTTCGGTTACGAAAGTTGTACGTTTTGGATAACGATTTTCATGTGTTTAAGTTGAGCTCAACTGATTCTTTGAGCTTAAGCATCTAGAAATTACGTAAGAGCTCGACAAGTCAAGTATCGAAACACACATATACGATATCCAGAGTGTTCTGACAAAGAGGACGAGCGAGTAGCTCATGATTTATATTGCTATGCAAAAGCCTTTTTATTTCATATTTAAGTATTCTAGATAATTATCTAAAAAGTATAATGCATAACTCATTCAATAATTGAATATTGCCTAAATAATTTATGATGTTCAATCAAAAAGGACATGTTACACAACCAAGTTTCATTCTTACAAGATAAATTCTTGAAGTCCTTCATTTCCTCGAAGGGAATGGTGATCAATATCTAGTCAAAAGGGGTACGGACTAAAACATGTTAACGTTAAGTACTTCCAAATTACACATGAATATAGAACAGCTTCCCAATAAATAAAGGGTACCCGAATCACATATATTAAGGGACCCAAATAGTCACATACACTGTCTTAGACTTTTAGTGTAACACTGTAACAATTTGAATTATCAAGAATAATTGCTCTACATGTGCACTCTGACTCACACGTGTACTTGTCATCCCTATGGATAAAAGCCGAAGAATTAACAAAGCATAGTATAACGTAAACCCAATTTGTCTCTAACCACTAGATACTGTTAATTAGTTTAATACAAAAGATTAAGATTTAATAAACATTGATTAAAGTGGCAAAGCACATGGATTGAGGTTCATACCCCTTTCCTTAATCCCCCAAGTTCATTGCCGCTGCACTCGAAAAGGGTCTCAAATCCACATTACATATCTGCAAAAGGGGCTCCGGCATTGTTTTCGGTTTCATCGAGTAATCGTATCTTTCGTGTTTGATTTTGTCGCGTACTTAGCAAAGTTTTAGAAGAGTGATTATGATTAGTAATAAGGTGGTTTGAGTAGTAATGTCAGCATAACCTTTGTTTATTAGTTTCAGCTACTCAATGTGCCTGTAAAGACTAAAGATGTGGTTTCCTCAACAGAATTGGTAAAGTGCCCTTTCAAAAAAAACAGAATTGGTAAAGTGCACTGAACATGAGCTAGCTCTACCTTCTCAAATTGTATTGGACTGCCTTTAAGATAAGTAATTATGAAGAAATATGCTTTAGTTAGTGTAATGGACTTTATACAACTAAAAGTCTAAAAATATTATCTTCAATCTAATCGTCTATTTTTTTTTTTTATATAAATAAGATACATTCATACGGAAAATGTTACAAGTGGTATGAATAATACAAACAGAGCCATTAATTGACCACTTATAACAAATCTCAGACCAAAAGGCCCGAAAAATAACTTCCTGAAAGAGCTCTTAAATCTCTGGTATACCACGAAACAAGAAAATGATCATCAAGACCAGAAGACTCATCCGGCAAGCTGTCAACCGTCTATTTAATTGTTGAATAATGAAGTATTGAAAACATGGGGAAAACCCAAAAAAATGAAGATCAATTATTAAAG encodes the following:
- the LOC101293093 gene encoding uncharacterized protein LOC101293093 — protein: MSVAGIALSPVRKESVNSAGFCASQLGHCSSETIILYLRIAGSVIPMRVLESDSIASVKLRIQTCKGFVVKKQKLVFGGRELARNDTLIKDYGITGENVLHLVLRLSDLLHITVRTICGKEFEFHVDRHRNVGYLKQRIVKKGKGYDPEDQELFCNGERLEDQRLIDDISKNNDDVVHLVVQKSAKVRATHFEKDLELSVVASLSNERAEEIDGEDNHRSNGVPAIAWDSPRRYPDLLLEPIIVNPKIELPSYLWDMINSTFDGMVKGSQPIRSSEGTGGTYFMQDSSQEIISVFKPIDEEPNAVNNPHGLPVSPDGEGLKRGTRVGEGAIREVAAFLLDHPKSGPPTLSGETMGFAGVPPTMLVRCLHKGFNHPDGFDSLSKNVKIGSLQMFMKNDGSCEDMGPGRFPMEEVHKISVFDIRMANADRHAGNILFRKGEDGQTVLIPIDHGYCLPENFEDCTFDWLYWPQARQPYAADTVEYIKSLDAEQDIALLKFYGWDIPLKCARTLRISTMLLKKGVERGLTPFVIGSLMCRENINKKSVIEEIVTEAEDSLLPGMSEATFLEAISEIMDSRLDKLAK
- the LOC101292795 gene encoding uncharacterized protein LOC101292795 codes for the protein MSKPQTQRPKPPPSGRTNLASCIVATIFLIFIVIVSLIVYFTVFKPKDVKISVSSVQLPSFSILNSTVNFTFSQYVAVRNPNRAAFRHYDSTLQLLYSGNQVGFMFIPAGVIQPGQTQFMAATFAVNSFPVSDPNLSGAVQGPIGSPVFGDGLSGFRGGGVGGGGGPTLEIESRLQMAGRVRVMHFFTHHAEANSGCRVDIAVSDGSVLGFHC